The DNA region CGGGGGGCTGCCACTGGCGGTGGGGCTCGCGCTCGCGGACTCGCTGCGCGGCCGGAACACGGTGACCGTGTGCCTGTTCGGCGACGGCGCGGTCGCGGAGGGGGAGTTCCACGAGTGCCTCAACCTGGCCGCGCTGTGGCGGCTGCCGGTCCTGTTCGCCTGCGAGAACAACCGATACGCCATGGGAACCGCGTTGAAGCGGGAACACGCGGTTACCGATCTGTCGCTGCGGGCCGCCGGTTACGGTCTGGCGTCCTGGCCGGTCGACGGCATGGACGCGGTCGAGGTCGCGGCGGCGGCGAGGCGAGCGCTGGAGTCCATTCGCGGCGGACGCGGTCCGTGCTTCCTGGAGCTGCGCACCTATCGCTTTCGCGCGCATTCGATGTACGACGCGGACCGCTACCGCGACAAGGCCGAGATCGAGCAATGGAAGGCCCGCGATCCGATCCCGCGGCTGTTCGCCGAGCTGCGCGCGGCCGGCGCGGCCGGACCCGATGCCCAGGTGAAGCTGGAAGCGGAGGTCGACGCCGAAATCGAGGCCGCGGTCGCCGCCGCCGAATCCGCCCCGCTGGAACCGATCACCGATCTGACTCGCCACGTGTACGCGGAGACGAGATGACCACCTATCGGGAAGCCGTGCGGGAAGCGTTGCGCGAGGCTCTGATTCGCGATGATCGGGTGTTCCTCATGGGCGAGGACGTGGGCGCCTACGGCGGCTGCTTCGGCGTGAGCCGGGGGCTGCTCGACGAGTTCGGTCCCGAGCGCATCCGGGACACGCCGCTGAGCGAGTCCGCCTTCGTCGGCGCGGGCATCGGTGCGGCGCTGGGTGGTCTGCGGCCGATCGTGGAGATCATGACCGTCAACTTCAGCCTGCTCGCGCTCGATCAGATCCTCAACAACGCCGCCACCCTGCGGCACATGTCCGGCGGGCAGCTCGGGGTGCCGTTGGTGATCCGGATGGCCACCGGCGCGGGACGCCAACTGGGAGCGCAGCATTCGCACAGTCTGGAGGCGTTCTACGCGCACATCCCGGGCCTGCGGGTGCTGTCTCCCGCCACCGTCGCCGACGCGCGGGGCATGCTGTGGACCGCGTTGCAGGACCCGGACCCGGTGCTGATCTTCGAACCGATCGCGCTCTACAACAGCGAGGCCGAGCTGCCCGCGGACGCCGGTGCGGTCGACATCGACTCGGCCGTCATCCGCCGCGCCGGCACCGACGTCACCCTGGTGTCCTATGGCGGCGGGCTGCGGGTCGCCGAGGCCGCGGCCGAGGAGCTGGCCGGTGACGGGATCTCCGCCGAAGTGATCGACCTGCGCACCTTGCGCCCGCTGGACGAGGCGACCGTCCTCGCGTCGATCGCGCGCACGCACCGCCTGGTCGTCGTGGACGAAGGCTGGCGCAGTGTGAGCATCTCCGCCGAAATCGCCGCTCGCGCCGCCGAGAACGGCTACTACCTGCTCGACGCCCCCATCGCCCGGGTCTGCACCGCGGAGGTGCCGATTCCCTATGCCCGGCAGCTCGAAGAGGCGGCCCTGCCGCAACCCGGTGTGGTCGCCGCGGCCGTGCGCAAGGCGGTGAGCTGAGGTGCCCGAATTCCGGATGCCGTCGCTGGGCGCGGACATGACCGAGGGCACCCTGCTCGAATGGCGGGTACACGAGGGCGATGCCGTGCACAAGGGGGACGTCGTGGCCGAGGTCGACACCACCAAGGCGGCGATCGAGGTTGAGTGCTTCGAGGACGGCGTCATCGGTGAACTGCTGGTGCCGGAAGGAACCACGGTGCCGGTCGGAACACCGCTGGCGACCATCGAGCCGCCCGGCGCCGAACCGGCCCGCCGGGCGGCGGCCACGCCGGCGTCGGTGAGCCCCGCGTCGGCGTCGACCGTGCCCGTCGCGCCCGAATCGCCGACAGCGCCGGCCGTGCCGGTCGCGCCGCACGATCAGGACGGACGCGAATCTGCCTTCCGCGCAACGCCTCTCATCCACCGGATCGCCGCGGAGGCCGGAATCGATCTCGCGTCCGTGCACGGGTCGGCGCCCGGTGGCCGGATCGTGCGCGCGGATCTCGATCGCGCCATTCTCGAACGCCGGGGCGGGAATCGGGCGGTGGTCCGCGCCAGCGGCTACGCACGGCGGCTGGCCGATACCGCCGGTGTGGAGCTGGCCGATATCGTGGGCAGCGGGCCCGAGGGCGCGGTCCGTGCGGCCGACGTGCGCGCGGCTGTGTCGGGGACCGAGGCCGCCGCGCCCGCCACCGACCCCGCACCGGTGTCGAACCGGCCGAGCTCGGCCGCGATCAGCGCGCCCGAGCCGGGACAACACGCTGCGCCGCAACACGATCCGGCGGAGGTTCGCAAACTGATCGCGGCCGCGATGACGAGATCCAAACGCACCATCCCGCACTACTATCTGTCCAGCACCATCGATATGATGGCGGCCCGGAACTGGCTCGCCGAGCACAACCGCCAGGTGCCGGTCACCGACCGGATCCTGCCCGCCGCACTGTTGCTGGCGGCGGTGGCGCGGGCCGTGCGGACGGTGCCGGAGCTGAACGGTCACTGGATCGACGACGAGTTCCACCCCGCGTCGCACGTCCATCTCGGTGTCGTGGTCTCCATGCGATCGGGCGGCATCATCGTCCCCACCATCCCCGACGCCGACCGCCTCGCGCTGCCGGAGTTGATGACCGCCTTGCGCGGTGTCGCCGAACGCGCCCGCGCGGTGCGCCTGCGCTCGTCCGACGCGACCCCCGCGACCATCACCGTGACGAACCTCGGTGACCTGGGTGTGGATTCGGTCTTCGGTGTCATCGCCGCCCCGCAGGTCGCGATCGTCGGCTTCGGCGCGGTGACCGAGCGTCCTTGCGCGGTCGACGGGCTGCTCGGCGTCCGGCCCCAGCTCACCGCCACCCTCTCCGCCGACCATCGCGCCACCGACGGCGCGATCGGCGCCCGCTTCCTCCATGCCGTCGACACCCTGCTGCAAACTCCCGAGGAGCTCTGAAAGCCATGGCCACCAGCCTGTCCCACCAGGTCGCCGACGGTCTCGTCCGCGGCGCCCTGCACGGCTTCGATACCCCGGACCGCCTGGCCGCCCTGCCCGGCGACGCTCCGCTGCGCGACACCCTCGCGCTCGACTCGCTCGACTTCCTGACCTTCGTCGAACGCCTCTCCGCCGCAGTGGATCTCCGCATCGAGGAATCCGACTACTCCCGACTGACCACGATCGCCTCCTGCGTCGAGTTCCTGACCACCGCGTGATCCGGCCGCCGCCGGGTGCACACCGAGGACATCACTACGCCGTGGCGTGGACGCGTTCGTCGGTGAGCTCCGTGGCGGTGGTGCGGCGGCGGACCAGCCAGCGGCGGAATTCGTCGGCGCCCCACACGATCAGGGGAAGGGGCGGTGAAAGCGAGCATGGCGGGGGTGAGGGCGGCGGTGCCCAGCAGCGTGTGCAGGGGTGGCAGGTAGATGATGGCGGCGGTGACGGCGAGCTCGAAGGCTATGCCCCACAACAGCAGTGGGTTGGAGAAGACGCCGATCGAACGCAGGGAGGCGTGTTCGGTGCGAGCGGCGAAAGCGGTGCCGATCTGGCCGGTGACCAAGCCGAGCAGGGTCATGGTGGTGGCCTGCTGGTAGGCATGGTGCAAAGGCGAGCCGGGGCCGGTGGCCGCACCCGGATGCCAGCCGGCGCGCAGCAGCACGAAGAAGAATCCAGCCATCGCCAATGCCGCGCACAGGACGCCGAGGAACAGCCAGGCGCGCAACAGCATCCGAGCGCGGATGACGGGTTCGCCGCGTGGGCGCGGCGGCTGATGCATGAGCCCGGGTTCGGCGGGCTCGCGGCCCAGGGCCAGCGCGGGCAGGGTTTCGGTTCCGACGTCGAAGGACAGCAGTTGCAGCACGGTGAGCGGTAGCGGTACGGCGCCACCGGACAGCGCGAACACCAGGAACGGCACGACTTCGGGGGTGGCGTGGGCGAAGATGTAGAAGATGAACTTGCGGATGTTGACGTAGACGCGGCGGCCCGCGCGGATGGCCGCGGCGATGGTGGCGAAATTGTCGTCGGTCAGCACCATGGTGGCGGCCTCGCGCGCCACGTCGGTTCCCGAGCGGCCCATGGCGATTCCGATGTCGGCGCGCCGCAGAGCGGGCGCGTCGTTGACGCCGTCCCCGGTCATGGCCACCACGTGGCCCGCGGCGCGCAGGGCGTCGGCGATGCGGAGTTTCGCCTCGGGCGAGGAGCGGGCGAAGATCAGGTCGGTGTCGGCCGCGAGCAGCAGGTCGAGGTCGTGCTCGCTGGTGTGGTCGAGTTCGTCGCCGGTCACGATGACCGGCTCGGTGCGGGTGATGCCCACCTGGGCGGCCACCGCCGCGGCCGTGAGCCCGTGGTCGCCGGTGATGACGATGACCCGGATGCCGGCGGTGTGGCAGGCGGCCACGGCTTCGGCGACTTCCGCGCGCGGCGGGTCTTCCATCGCCACCACACCGAGCAGCGTCAGCGCGCGTTCTGCCTGATCGGGGCGGACCGGATCGGCCTCCTCGTCGTCGAGGCGGCGTTCGGCGACGGCCAGCACCCGAAGACCCTGCCGGGCCAGTCCGTCGACCAGATCGTTCAGTTGCCGACGCCGCACGGTGGTGAGGGGGACGGGTCGCTGCCGGGTATCGAGTTCGGTGATGCACAGTGGCAGTACCGCTTCCGGCGCTCCCTTGACATGTATCACCCGCTCGCCGTGTGTTCCGGCATCGAGGGTGGACATCCGCTTGCGCGCCGAATCGAAGTGGAACTGGCGAGTCCGGTGCTGCCGTCGCAGGTCTTCGTCGACCGGAAAGCCGAGTGCCGCAACGGTTTCGAGTAGGGCGACCTCGGTCGGATCCCCCGTGGGCAGGTGATCGCCGCTCCCGGTGAGATTCGCGTTGTTGCAGGCCGCCAGCGCCACGGCCATCCGGTCCAGGGTGGGGTCGCGGGTGGGCGGCCGATCCGGGGTGAAATCGAACCGTCCGCCCGCGGTGTGGGCCACGGTGACTCGCATCCGGTTCTCGGTCAGCGTGCCGGTCTTGTCGGTGCAGATGACATCGGTGGATCCGAGGGTCTCGACCGCGCTCAGCCGTTTCATCACCGCGCCACGCCGGGCGAGCTCGCGCACGCCGATGCCCAGCGCCAAGGTGATCACCGGAAGCAGGCCCTCGGGCACGTTGCCGACCAGCAGCCCGACCGCGAACACCACCGCGTTCACGAAGGAGAGTCGAGCGGCGAGGGTCGCCAGGGGAATGAACGCGACGCCGAGCGCCACCGACACCAGCGCGATCAGCCAGGCCACCCGGCGCACCTGGTGTTCGAGCGGACTCTCATCGTGCCGCACTCGTTCCGACAGCGCGGCGATGCGGCCCAGTTCCGAGCGCATGCCGGTCGCGTACACGACCGCCCGCGCCTCACCCTCGGTGCAGGTCGTACCGCTGAACACCAGGTCGCCGGCCTGTGGGAGCGGTACTCCGGCATCGGCGAGATCCGCGGATCGGTAGACCGGCATGGACTCACCGGTCAACGCCGACATGTCGACTTCCATGCCGCCGTCGAGGATGCGGGCATCCGCGGAGATCCGATCGCCTTCGGAGATGATCAGCACGTCGCCGGGAACCAGGTCGGTGGCATCGATGTCGGTGACCGCCCGGTCCCTCATCACCCGCGCGCGTGGCGGCAGATAGGCGGCCAGCGCCTCCACCGCTCGCTCCGCGTGGCGTTCCTGCGCGAACGCGAAACCGGCGTTGATCAGAATGACGATGAGAATGGCGACGGCGACCGGCACGATGCCCACCGCCCACGCCAATCCCGCCGCGGCCCAGAGCAACAGTGCCAGCGGATGCGTGAACTGCCGGATCAGCTCACGCGGCCACGTCCGTCCGCCGCGGCGCTCGAGCCGATTCGGGCCGACCTGGACCAGCCGGCGCCGGGCCTCGCGATCGGTCAGACCCACCCGGCTGCTGCGCAGATCGCGAAGCAGCAGGTCGATGCGCTCGGTGGGGTCGGGTACGGCCGCGCCCGCGGGTGCGGCGGGGGCCGTCACCGCCGGCGGCGCATCGGATCCGGCTGTCATGGGCGCATGCCGCCGGATGCGCCGGGCGTGCGTGGGGCGTCGTTCCAGGCCTGTTCGGCCCGCGCCACGGTGGCCTCGATCGGCGCGGTGGTGTCCAGGGGCGTGGCCGCGGGCCAGGGCGCCGCGACGGCGGCCAGGGCGCTCGCGATGGCGCCGGTGGCGTCGGAGTCCCCGGCCGGGCGGCTCTCGATGCGGGCGGCGGCCATCTGTCGCGGGCACTCGCAGCGCAGTTCGATCACATCGCTGTGGGTGCGGGCGGCGAGGGCGCCGGCCCGGGCCCGTTCCTCGGCGTCGATCCACGAGGCGTCCAGCACCACCGAGACGCCGTGGGCGAGCCGCTGCTGTGCCAGCTCGAGCATGCGGGCGTACACGCGGGCCTTCGCCTCGGGAAGGTAGGCCCCCGCGTCGAGGACGCCGGCGGCTCCGGTGATCGCTCCGCGGGCGCGCAGCTGCACGCGCACGGTATCGCTGGAGATGACCTCCGCGCCGGTCGCGCGCGCCAGAGCGGCGGCGACGGTGGACTTTCCGGTTCCCGGCAGTCCGCCGACCAGGGCCAGGCGCACCGCGCCCGATTCCAGATGCCGCAGTGCGAGATCCACGTGTCGGCGGGCGTGGGCGGCGTACTCCGGATCGCCTTGCGCGGACCGGATGCGGTTCGTCTTCGCGCGCACGGTGGCGCGGTAGGCGAGGTAGTGGTGGCGCAGAGCAGCGGGTGGAGCATCGCCGGCCGCCCGCAGATAGTCGTCGAGGAATCCTTCCGAAAGCGCTGTCCGCCCTCGGAATTCGAGATCCATCGCCAGGAACGCGGCGTCGTCGAGACCGTCGACGTAGCGCAGGGCGTCGTCGAAGTCGAGACAGTCCAGGATCCGGAATCCGTCGGGGAGGGCGAAGATGTCCTCGGTCAGCAGATCGCCGTGGCCGTCGAGGATCCGGCCCGCGGCGACGCGGTCGGCCAGCAGCGGCGCGCGGCCGTCGAGGAAGCGCAGGGCCAGGCGCTCGATGCGCGCGACATCCGCGGGATCGAGCTCATCGCTCGGCTGGGATCGCAAGCCGCGCAGCAGAACGTCCCATCGCCGGCGCAGCGCGTCGGGCGTTCCGGCCTGATCGATGGCGGGACCGCGCGGCGCGTTGCGGTGGAACAAGGCCAGCATCATGGCCAGTTCGGCGAGCTGATCGCGCCCGATTTTGCCCGCGTCGACCAGCGTGCTCAGCCGGTGCGATTCCGGCATGCGCCGCATGATCAACACCGGTTCGGCCGGACCGCCGAGCGGATCGGTGAGCTGGGCCAGTCCCAGATAGACATCGGCGGCCCAGCGCCGGTTCAGTTCGAGCTCACGCCGCAGCGCTCGGTCTCTGGCCGCGGCGGTGGAGAAATCCAGGAAGTCGGTGGCGACCGGCTTCTTCACCTTGTACGCGCGGTCTCCGAACAGCACCACGAGCCCGGTGTGGGTTTCCCGCATCTCCGGCGAAAGGTGGTTCTGGGCAACATTTTCCAGCGGCTGCTCGGCCATGGTCGTCATCGGTGGACCGCCTCGGAGCCGACCACCGGCGCGGGCGCGGCGGGGAGCACGAGCACCGGGCAGGACGAATGACGGACCAGATCCCGGGTCGCCCGCCCGAGCCGGGCGGGGGCGATCGCGTCGACATCGTGGGTGACCACGACGAGTTGGGCCATGGCGCTGAGCCGCTCGACCGCGCTCACCACATCGCCGACCACGGTCACCGGGCGGAACCGCACATCGGGGAAATCGCGCCGGCAATGCTCGATCTGCGCGTCGGAGACCAGCGCGGGCGAATTGCCCCACTCGTCGATGCCCGACCACTCCCGCCCCGGCCAGACCCGCGCCACGACGAGATCGGCGCCGCGCTCGTGGGCTGCCCGGAAGGCCGCCGACAGCGCGGGCTCGCCGGAATGCCAGTCGGTGACGACCACCAGTACGTCCCCGGTCACGGTCGCGTCCGGGCGCACCAGGGCGACCGGGCACCGCGCGTCGCGGGTGACCGACAATGCGGTGGAGCCGAGTACCAGATGGGCGAAGAACCCGATGCCGGTGGACCCGAGCGCGATCAGGGCCGCGGACCGGGACAACTCGACCAGCACCTGCTCGGCCTGGCCGCGCTTGACTTCGAGGGCGACCTCGACGGGATCGTCGTCGGGGTATCGAGCCAGCACTGCCCGCCGCGCGGCCTCGAGCGTCTCCAGGGCCTGGCGGTAGCGGCTGCCGCCGGCCCGGAACGCGGGTTTGTCGATGGCCGGCACGATCGCGATCAGCCGTAGCGGAACCTGCCGGGACCTGGCCTCCGCGGCCGCCCACTCGGCGGCGCGAATCGCCGCGCGGGATCCGTCGATGCCGGCGATGACCGGCTGCCGCCGCGCGAACTCCGCCGGGCGAACCGCAGGCCGCGAGGTGGAGACATCGGTTTCCATGCCTCCAGCGTCGCGCCCGGGTCCCCAGCGGAACAGAGGACTTCGGTCCCTCCCGAGACGACGACGGTCCCGGCCGCCGACTACCCGATGCCCTACCGGCCCACCCCGATCAGGCGTGAAATCAGCTGCGTCAGAACCTTTCCCGCCGGTAGTGAAGAAGGTGGCCGATGTCGATCGTGACGTTGACGATGAACCCGGCGATCGACCTCGCCACCACCGCCGCGCACATCGCGCCCACCGACAAGATTCGCTGTACCGCACCCAGATTCGACCCCGGCGGCGGTGGGATCAATGTCGCGCGCACGGTCGCCGCGCTGGGGGAGCCGGTGACGGCGATATTCCCGGCGGGTGGACCGCCGGGCCGGCTCCTCGAAGAGCTGGTGCGAGACGCCGCGATCCCGATGCGGCCGGTACCGGTCGCCGACCACACGCGGGAAAACTTCGCGGTGACCGCGACCGACACCGGAGAGCAGTACCGCTTCGTCCTTCCCGGCCCGCGGCTCACCGCGCCGGAGGTCCACCGCTGCCTGGCCGAAATCGAGCGCGCCGCACAGGAATGCCGGTATGTCGTCGCCAGCGGCAGCCTGCCGCCGGGAGTCCCGGCGACCTTCTACCAAACCCTCGCCGATCTGCTGAGCGACCTCGGCGTCCCGCTGGTACTCGACACCTCGGGGGCGGCATTGCGCGCCGTCGGCCACGGCGTCCACCTGATCAAGCCGAGCGTGCGCGAACTGACCGAATTCGCCGGTCGTCCGCTGCCGGACCGCGAGTCCAGGGTCGCCGCCGCGCGGGAACTCGTCGAGCGAGGGGTCAGCGAGATCGTCGTGGTGTCCATGGGGGCCGCCGGCACCCTCGCGGTGACCCGCGACGACGCCCGGTGGCTGACATCCATCGAGGTCCCGGTGCGCAGCGGCATCGGCGCCGGGGACGCCCAGGTGGGCGGGATCGTGGTGGGCCTGGCCCGCGGCTACCCGCTCGACGCCGCGGTGCGGCTGGGCATCGCGGCCGCGACCGCCGCGCTCGCGTCGCCGGGGACCGGCCCGGGTCGCCCGGACCGGATCGCCGAACTCTTCCAGCAGCTGTCACCGCGGCCGGACGCCGGTCGCGGACAGGTGGCGATCCCGTACTGAGACACCGTCCATACCGACACGAAGGAAGACACCATGAAAGCCCGGATTCTGGTCGCCTACGCCAGTCACTACGGCGCGACCCGGGAGATCGCCGAGTTCCTCGCGGCCAAACTCCGCGAGTCGGGATTCGAGGTCGATTGCAGCGCGATGCGCGAGCTGCGCACGATCGACGACTACCGCGGCGTCGTACTCGGCGCGCCCTTCTACTACGGCCGCTGGCCGCGGTCGGCGCGCCGCTTCCTGAACCGATTCGGCCCGGCGCTCGCACAGCGCGACGTCGCCGTCTTCGCGACCGGGCGGATCGAGCCGACCCGAACCGAATCCGAAGTCCGTCCCCAGCTGGACGCACTGCTCGACCGCTACGGCTGGCTCAGGCCCTTCGCCTCGGCCCTGTTCGGTGGCCGGTGGGATCCCGCCGCGCTGCGCGGAGTCGATCGCTGGATGCGGAAGCTACCCGGTTCACCGCTGCATGTGCTCCCGGCCACCGATCTGCGGGACTGGGACGAGATCGGCGCTTGGGCCACGCACGTGGCCGCCGCCTTGCACGCCGCTGCCGCACAACCGAATTCGCCCCCGCCGAACCGGTCCGGACCTCTCGTGCCGGCGCGACGCTGACGACCATCCGCAACTATCTCGCCGACCAGCAGCTGCCGCGCCGTCCCTAGGCCCGGGCTGCCCCGGAATCAGAGCACGAGGGCCCGGACCGGCCGTGACCTAGGTCTCTGGGGCCCGATCAGCGACGGCGAGATGCTCGATACATCACCGCGACCGAGGAGGAACCATGCCGGAGACCGCGACGCCACCGGATTCGAGCCCGCAGCCCATCGTGGTCGGAGTGGACGGCTCCCAGACCTCCTACCAGGCGGTCGCCTGGGCCGCGGCCGAAGCCGCAGCGCGAGGATGGCCACTGCATGTGGTCGTCGCCTTCGGCGTCCAGCCGAGTCATGAGCCCTGGACCGCCCGCGGGGTGGCCGAGCACGAGGCGGTGCGGGACGAGGCGCGGCGCGTGCTGGCCGAGGCCGCGCGGATCGCTCACCGGGTCGCGCCGGAGGACACCATCTCCCTCACCACCGAGGCAGTCGACGAGCTGGTGTTGCCGACGCTGATCGAGCGGTCCGCGCGGGCTCGGATGATGGTGGTGGGCAATCGCGGTCGTGGTGCGATCCGGCGGGCCCTGCTCGGCTCGGTGAGTGCCGGGCTCGCGCGTCGCTCCCACTGCCCGGTGGCCATCGTGCACGAGGAACCGGACATCGGTCGCAATGCCGCGGATGGGCCGGTGGTCGTCGGAGTGGACGGCAGCCAGAACAGCCTGCCCGCGGTGCGGATGGCGTTCGAGGAGGCTTCGCAGCGCAAGGCCCCGCTGGTCGCGGTGCATGCCTGGAGCGACACCAGCGGTTTCGACCTGGAAGTTGTCGGGTGGGAGGCGATCCGGCAGTCCGAGGACGTGCTGCTGGCCGAGAATCTCGCCGGATTCGCGGAGGAATTTCCGGATGTGAGCGTCGAACGACACGTCCGCTGTGACACCCCGGTCCGCACCCTGCTCGACTTCGCCGACGGCGCACAACTTCTCGTGGTCGGCTCGCACGGCCGCGGCGGCTTCGACTCGATGGTGCTGGGTTCGGTCAGCGCCGCCCTGCTGCACGCGGCCACCTGTCCGGTACTCGTGGTCCGGCACCAGCCGGTGCCCCGATGACCGGGATGGACGCGGGGTCGTCGCCGATGATCGTGATGCGGGAACTGACCAAGTCCTACGGGCATTCGCCCGCCCTGGCCGAGGTGAGCCTCGAGGTGCCGCGCGGGGTGGTGTTCGGGTACCTGGGCCCCAATGGCGCCGGCAAGACGACGACCATTCGCATGCTGGTCGGGTTGATGCGCCCGACTCGCGGCTCGATCACCGTGGCCGGGGCCGACATCGTGCGCGAGCGATCGGCCGCGCAGCGCCACATCGGTTATCTTCCGGGACAGTTCGTCGCCTACCCGGATCTGACCGCCCGGCAGTACCTGACCTATCTCGCCGACTTGCGTGGCGGCGTCGCACCCGCGGTGCTCGAGCGCCTCGTCGAGCGCGTGGATCTGGACACTTCGGTGCGGATCGGTGCCATGTCGCACGGCAACCGGCAGAAGGTCGGCATCGTGCAGGCCTTCATGACCGAACCGGACGTGCTGGTGC from Nocardia tengchongensis includes:
- the pdhA gene encoding pyruvate dehydrogenase (acetyl-transferring) E1 component subunit alpha; the protein is MTAVDDGAASAPGERIELLRQMIRIRRFEERCVELYSAEAIRGFLHLSIGEEAVAAGLLGVLEPGDAVVSTYREHGHALARGVPMNAVMAEMYGRATGCSHGRGGSMHLFDGERRFYGGNAIVGGGLPLAVGLALADSLRGRNTVTVCLFGDGAVAEGEFHECLNLAALWRLPVLFACENNRYAMGTALKREHAVTDLSLRAAGYGLASWPVDGMDAVEVAAAARRALESIRGGRGPCFLELRTYRFRAHSMYDADRYRDKAEIEQWKARDPIPRLFAELRAAGAAGPDAQVKLEAEVDAEIEAAVAAAESAPLEPITDLTRHVYAETR
- a CDS encoding alpha-ketoacid dehydrogenase subunit beta, with protein sequence MTTYREAVREALREALIRDDRVFLMGEDVGAYGGCFGVSRGLLDEFGPERIRDTPLSESAFVGAGIGAALGGLRPIVEIMTVNFSLLALDQILNNAATLRHMSGGQLGVPLVIRMATGAGRQLGAQHSHSLEAFYAHIPGLRVLSPATVADARGMLWTALQDPDPVLIFEPIALYNSEAELPADAGAVDIDSAVIRRAGTDVTLVSYGGGLRVAEAAAEELAGDGISAEVIDLRTLRPLDEATVLASIARTHRLVVVDEGWRSVSISAEIAARAAENGYYLLDAPIARVCTAEVPIPYARQLEEAALPQPGVVAAAVRKAVS
- a CDS encoding 2-oxo acid dehydrogenase subunit E2 → MPEFRMPSLGADMTEGTLLEWRVHEGDAVHKGDVVAEVDTTKAAIEVECFEDGVIGELLVPEGTTVPVGTPLATIEPPGAEPARRAAATPASVSPASASTVPVAPESPTAPAVPVAPHDQDGRESAFRATPLIHRIAAEAGIDLASVHGSAPGGRIVRADLDRAILERRGGNRAVVRASGYARRLADTAGVELADIVGSGPEGAVRAADVRAAVSGTEAAAPATDPAPVSNRPSSAAISAPEPGQHAAPQHDPAEVRKLIAAAMTRSKRTIPHYYLSSTIDMMAARNWLAEHNRQVPVTDRILPAALLLAAVARAVRTVPELNGHWIDDEFHPASHVHLGVVVSMRSGGIIVPTIPDADRLALPELMTALRGVAERARAVRLRSSDATPATITVTNLGDLGVDSVFGVIAAPQVAIVGFGAVTERPCAVDGLLGVRPQLTATLSADHRATDGAIGARFLHAVDTLLQTPEEL
- a CDS encoding acyl carrier protein; the protein is MATSLSHQVADGLVRGALHGFDTPDRLAALPGDAPLRDTLALDSLDFLTFVERLSAAVDLRIEESDYSRLTTIASCVEFLTTA
- a CDS encoding cation-transporting P-type ATPase; amino-acid sequence: MTAGSDAPPAVTAPAAPAGAAVPDPTERIDLLLRDLRSSRVGLTDREARRRLVQVGPNRLERRGGRTWPRELIRQFTHPLALLLWAAAGLAWAVGIVPVAVAILIVILINAGFAFAQERHAERAVEALAAYLPPRARVMRDRAVTDIDATDLVPGDVLIISEGDRISADARILDGGMEVDMSALTGESMPVYRSADLADAGVPLPQAGDLVFSGTTCTEGEARAVVYATGMRSELGRIAALSERVRHDESPLEHQVRRVAWLIALVSVALGVAFIPLATLAARLSFVNAVVFAVGLLVGNVPEGLLPVITLALGIGVRELARRGAVMKRLSAVETLGSTDVICTDKTGTLTENRMRVTVAHTAGGRFDFTPDRPPTRDPTLDRMAVALAACNNANLTGSGDHLPTGDPTEVALLETVAALGFPVDEDLRRQHRTRQFHFDSARKRMSTLDAGTHGERVIHVKGAPEAVLPLCITELDTRQRPVPLTTVRRRQLNDLVDGLARQGLRVLAVAERRLDDEEADPVRPDQAERALTLLGVVAMEDPPRAEVAEAVAACHTAGIRVIVITGDHGLTAAAVAAQVGITRTEPVIVTGDELDHTSEHDLDLLLAADTDLIFARSSPEAKLRIADALRAAGHVVAMTGDGVNDAPALRRADIGIAMGRSGTDVAREAATMVLTDDNFATIAAAIRAGRRVYVNIRKFIFYIFAHATPEVVPFLVFALSGGAVPLPLTVLQLLSFDVGTETLPALALGREPAEPGLMHQPPRPRGEPVIRARMLLRAWLFLGVLCAALAMAGFFFVLLRAGWHPGAATGPGSPLHHAYQQATTMTLLGLVTGQIGTAFAARTEHASLRSIGVFSNPLLLWGIAFELAVTAAIIYLPPLHTLLGTAALTPAMLAFTAPSPDRVGRRRIPPLAGPPPHHRHGAHRRTRPRHGVVMSSVCTRRRPDHAVVRNSTQEAIVVSRE
- a CDS encoding AAA family ATPase, with amino-acid sequence MTTMAEQPLENVAQNHLSPEMRETHTGLVVLFGDRAYKVKKPVATDFLDFSTAAARDRALRRELELNRRWAADVYLGLAQLTDPLGGPAEPVLIMRRMPESHRLSTLVDAGKIGRDQLAELAMMLALFHRNAPRGPAIDQAGTPDALRRRWDVLLRGLRSQPSDELDPADVARIERLALRFLDGRAPLLADRVAAGRILDGHGDLLTEDIFALPDGFRILDCLDFDDALRYVDGLDDAAFLAMDLEFRGRTALSEGFLDDYLRAAGDAPPAALRHHYLAYRATVRAKTNRIRSAQGDPEYAAHARRHVDLALRHLESGAVRLALVGGLPGTGKSTVAAALARATGAEVISSDTVRVQLRARGAITGAAGVLDAGAYLPEAKARVYARMLELAQQRLAHGVSVVLDASWIDAEERARAGALAARTHSDVIELRCECPRQMAAARIESRPAGDSDATGAIASALAAVAAPWPAATPLDTTAPIEATVARAEQAWNDAPRTPGASGGMRP
- a CDS encoding universal stress protein codes for the protein METDVSTSRPAVRPAEFARRQPVIAGIDGSRAAIRAAEWAAAEARSRQVPLRLIAIVPAIDKPAFRAGGSRYRQALETLEAARRAVLARYPDDDPVEVALEVKRGQAEQVLVELSRSAALIALGSTGIGFFAHLVLGSTALSVTRDARCPVALVRPDATVTGDVLVVVTDWHSGEPALSAAFRAAHERGADLVVARVWPGREWSGIDEWGNSPALVSDAQIEHCRRDFPDVRFRPVTVVGDVVSAVERLSAMAQLVVVTHDVDAIAPARLGRATRDLVRHSSCPVLVLPAAPAPVVGSEAVHR
- a CDS encoding 1-phosphofructokinase family hexose kinase, with amino-acid sequence MSIVTLTMNPAIDLATTAAHIAPTDKIRCTAPRFDPGGGGINVARTVAALGEPVTAIFPAGGPPGRLLEELVRDAAIPMRPVPVADHTRENFAVTATDTGEQYRFVLPGPRLTAPEVHRCLAEIERAAQECRYVVASGSLPPGVPATFYQTLADLLSDLGVPLVLDTSGAALRAVGHGVHLIKPSVRELTEFAGRPLPDRESRVAAARELVERGVSEIVVVSMGAAGTLAVTRDDARWLTSIEVPVRSGIGAGDAQVGGIVVGLARGYPLDAAVRLGIAAATAALASPGTGPGRPDRIAELFQQLSPRPDAGRGQVAIPY
- a CDS encoding flavodoxin domain-containing protein, translating into MKARILVAYASHYGATREIAEFLAAKLRESGFEVDCSAMRELRTIDDYRGVVLGAPFYYGRWPRSARRFLNRFGPALAQRDVAVFATGRIEPTRTESEVRPQLDALLDRYGWLRPFASALFGGRWDPAALRGVDRWMRKLPGSPLHVLPATDLRDWDEIGAWATHVAAALHAAAAQPNSPPPNRSGPLVPARR